CATCGGCGCATGGTGTTTTGGGTACCTGGACGACCGCCTGGGCGGCAAACTCACCATCCAGATCACCCTCGTCGGATTCGTCATCGCAGCGATCATCGCCGTCGTACCCCAGGAAAAAATCTGGTTCTGGGTCGCGGGCATTCTCGTCGGCTTATTTGCCGGACCAAACCAATCGGCCAGTCGGTCCCTCATGGGGCGTTTTGTCCCCCAAAACAAAGAAACCGAATTCTACGGCTTCTACGCCTTCTCGGGAAAAGCCACCGCATTTCTCGGTCCCCTCCTCATGGGCGTCATCACACAAGCCTTTGGATCCCAGCGCTACGGCATGGCAACCGTGGGCCTGTTCTTCATCATAGGCGGCCTCCTCTTGCGCAGCGTTGACGAACAAAAGGGCATCCGCATGGCGCGTCAAGAAACGCCATCGGAAACAGACGCCTGACGCTGGATCACCCTACCCGAAATACTTCAAAATAGAAATTCCCCTTGACAATCACTTGTCACATTGTCATATTTTACTATGACAATAAGACGATATGACAAGCGTATTCTAAAACGTGAGGTATAATCCCAAGATGAATTTTGAATTAGACCCCAAAAGTGGTATCCCTTTCTATCGCCAGATCATTGACCAGATTCGTTATGGCATTGCTGCTGGCAAATTGAATGTAGGAGACCAATTGCCCACCGTTCGCGCGCTGGCCGTAGAACTCAAGGTCAACCTCAACACCATCAGCAAAGCCTACAGGGAACTGGAAATCAAAAATATTCTGGAAACCCAGCAGGGATCCGGAACATTTATTGCGCCAGTAAAAGTAGAGATTCCCGACAACGAAAAAGAAAAAAAGCTGACTGGTATATGCAATGAATTCCAGAGCATCGCCGCGGCCTATGGATTCAACCTTGCAGACTTGATCAAAGAACTACAACAACGACGAAGGAGCAGACCATGAACGATAAAATTCCCCTGAACAAGCATATCAATCTCGTCTCGATCTTCATTTTCCTCATCTTCACACTGGCAAACGCAATCCTGCTCTATCTGGACCTGATTTCTTTAACCATTGCTCTGATCGGACTGGCTGCTACGCTATTCATTGCCGCCACATTGAAAATCTCTGACCAGTGGGAAAAAGCCGTGGTCTTGCGTATGGGAAAATTTATTGGATTAAAAGGTCCCGGTTGGTTTCTCATCATTCCCATCATCGACCGGGTCGATAAATATATCGACCAGCGAGTCCGGGTTACTGACATTAGAGCCGACTCTACACTGACAAAAGACACTGTCCCGGTCAATGTCGATGCCGTCGTCTATTGGACCGTTTGGGATGCTGAAAAAGCCGCCCTCGAAGTGCAGGAATACGAATACGCCGTCTCACTCGTCGCCCGGACTGGCCTGCGCGACATCATCGGCAAACACGAATTGGCAGATCTCCTGCAAAATCGAGAAAAGATCGCCGAAGCATTGCAACAGGCCCTCGACGAAACGACCAGTTCCTGGGGCATTACCTGTCAAAGTGTCGGCATCAAAGACATCGTCATACCACCCGATCTCGCAGACGCCATGAGCAAGCAAGCCCAGGCAGAAAGAGAACGCCAGGCCCGGATCATCCTGGGCACAGCCGAAACCGAAATCTCAGAAAAATTCTCCCAAGCCAGCGAAAACTATCACAATAACCCCGTCGCCCTTCAACTGCGCGGTATGAACATGCTCTTTGAAGGACTAAAAGAAAAAGGCTCTCTGGTAATCGTACCGAGTTCTGCCCTGGAATCAATGAACTTGGGAGCCATTGGTGGACTGACAGCCCTTGCCGAGAACAACACAAACCAGACACCCGACCCGACTGAAGAGACGGCTTAAACACCATCAGGAACAAAAAAAGCCGCTCAAACGAGCGGCTTTTGCGTTAGGGACGAGGAATCACTCCACCCGAAAAACCACAGAATCCGCGGCCATAGAAGCGAACAAACCAATACCCCCCTTCACATGAAACTGTGGCTCATCCAACGCCGCTTCATCCTGCGCGCTCGAAATCAAATAATCGCCGTAATTCTCATCCAGCGCATAGACCAGAAATGAATATATACCATAATACGAAAACTGTCTCGGATTTAAGGACAACGAG
Above is a genomic segment from Gemmatimonadota bacterium containing:
- a CDS encoding GntR family transcriptional regulator; protein product: MNFELDPKSGIPFYRQIIDQIRYGIAAGKLNVGDQLPTVRALAVELKVNLNTISKAYRELEIKNILETQQGSGTFIAPVKVEIPDNEKEKKLTGICNEFQSIAAAYGFNLADLIKELQQRRRSRP
- a CDS encoding slipin family protein, whose product is MNDKIPLNKHINLVSIFIFLIFTLANAILLYLDLISLTIALIGLAATLFIAATLKISDQWEKAVVLRMGKFIGLKGPGWFLIIPIIDRVDKYIDQRVRVTDIRADSTLTKDTVPVNVDAVVYWTVWDAEKAALEVQEYEYAVSLVARTGLRDIIGKHELADLLQNREKIAEALQQALDETTSSWGITCQSVGIKDIVIPPDLADAMSKQAQAERERQARIILGTAETEISEKFSQASENYHNNPVALQLRGMNMLFEGLKEKGSLVIVPSSALESMNLGAIGGLTALAENNTNQTPDPTEETA